The following are from one region of the Ischnura elegans chromosome 12, ioIscEleg1.1, whole genome shotgun sequence genome:
- the LOC124169285 gene encoding neuralized-like protein 4 — protein sequence MATSEPFTALYVFAVTLFTASLLTSISVGAEAVVGQCEPKANTSRRWSFTLARVRNESGHWVEFTSTREMDDESAVQLTEHLFECDGRKMIRIQGAVRDPFSGERFDDRLKFHHMTGPNTALINKGYTVVKLKLDGNGPVLTNRPLRPNELFEVRMDKRGTTKGYGNGIGVTTHKPGDPIIPEHMNSLKSGVWMLYGVHLYINGVNKFSDYTKSNIYNSKPGDRMGVMISDTGALHFFVNGVDQGPAASNIPEEVYGVYELYADATQATILHPTHP from the exons ATGGCGACCAGCGAACCCTTCACAGCTCTCTATGTTTTCGCAGTTACATTGTTTACAGCCTCCTTACTAACGTCTATTTCGGTGGGCGCGGAAGCAGTCGTCGGACAATGTGAACCAAAGGCCAACACGTCTCGTCGTTGGAGCTTTACGCTTGCAAGGGTCCGCAACGAGAGTGGCCATTGGGTGGAATTCACTTCCACGAGAGAAATGGACGACGAATCAGCTGTCCAGCTGACGGAGCACCTGTTTGAATGCGACGGCAGGAAGATGATCAGGATTCAAGGAGCTGTAAGAG ACCCATTTTCGGGAGAAAGATTTGACGATCGCCTCAAGTTCCATCACATGACTGGACCGAATACAGCACTTATTAACAAGGGATACACTGTGGTTAAATTAAA GTTGGATGGCAATGGACCGGTTCTGACGAACAGGCCGTTGAGGCCGAATGAGCTGTTTGAGGTCAGGATGGACAAGAGGGGAACTACGAAAGGATATGGCAACGGCATCGGGGTTACAACACACAAACCTGGAGACCCCATTATCCCCGAACACATGAACAGCTTGAA GTCTGGCGTTTGGATGCTGTATGGAGTCCATCTTTATATCAATGGCGTTAACAAATTTTCAGATTACACCAAATCCAATATTTACAATTCAAAG CCTGGAGATCGCATGGGAGTGATGATATCCGATACTGGAGCTTTGCACTTCTTCGTCAATGGAGTCGATCAAGGCCCAGCCGCATCCAACATCCCAGAGGAAGTCTACGGAGTGTACGAGCTCTACGCAGACGCCACCCAAGCCACCATTTTGCATCCAACACACCCATGA